The genomic stretch ATCTGAACTTTGTGACTTAGAGTCCGGGCATGTGTCATGAGGCCTAATTGCTACACAAGCAGATCAGGTGTCGGAAGATAAAAAATCTAATGTTGCTCAATAACTGGCAACTTTCACGTGCAACACAACATTTTATTACATGTTAAAAATGCTAAGATacgtttttttcttcctttacaATGGCAAAAGGTTTTTGTATGTTGTACtatgattagttttattttgttttttccagtctTTCAAAGCCGTTTGGGAGATATGAGTCACTAAACTGCACTTTAACAAGTGCCTAAGTTCAATTCAGATGAAGGAAACTAGCCTTGCATATTTATAATGTAAGCCTTTATAATGGCCAGCCCTTGGTGTGGTTTTTACAATATAGCCatcaacacttttttgttttatcaaataaaCCTTTTCAAAACCCAAATGTGTAAACTTTAAACTAATAAGACTACCTGTCACCAAGATAGAAAAGCCAAGATTATTCAACTTATAAGACATATAAGaaacatctttcttttttcaagcAACAATTAAATCATTtggattttgtctttgtttttgtagtGTACCCTCCCCCTTCCTGCCCTCCTCCCTCTGACAAACTCACCACACACACCCCTGTCTGACCAGAGCACCACGGAGGAGCCAAACGGCCGGAGGAGCCAAACGGCCGGAGGACGGGTGTCCCGACCATGAGGGTCTTCATCTGCTTCGAGGGCTCCTCTGTGCCTTTTGACGTCTCTGCAGATCAGACTGTGGGGTCCATGAAGCAGATGGTgaaggtaataaaataaatgatacagTAGTGGCACAGGGCCATCACCTCTAATggaatttaaccctctggagtccatcgatttattgaaaatacacgttttatttacagtaataactttatttatatatgatatgtagacaagctgagaaagccagttgaaagtgcaatcataggagctttcacagtgtgccatttatgtttctagaccgtttttaaaatgtgaattttctttttacaatgaaaactattactatttttaattcacatgcaagactgttttgtagttttattttttatttttttttctgctgttttggtgtatataaatggtttaaaaaatggtacatttccatagaaacccgtgtcttttgtttgtattttcggttcctgccAGCTTCATACTttgtcaattaaaataaaatgaaaaatctgactgatagccaagtttgtgtggagaaaaaggagccatgcatgtgatgtaaggacagactgaaagatgctaaacagagacagaaattaatgcatataggaagttgacaaatttgaaccaaaatctcctggatttcagagggttaattgccTGAGTTTTGactgcattttaaaaatgtttgcctGATGATTTGTAAAGAATACTTGAGGGAAAAGAGACTGTTTGATGGATTTATGCTGATTGTAATGGTGAAATGTTATGCATTGCAAGACTATTATTGGTTATTTGTTGGTTATTAGTTGTCTTATATGTCAGGAAAAAGCTAAATCTCTCCAACACTGgagacattttttattcagctattcagtaaaaaaaaaattcacctaCAGACGTGGAACATGGTCTATCTAGTATTTTGTAGCTACCACTGTGTCCCTTTCTGTAGAAAAACTTTCTGGTGCAACTCTCAGACGACAAACAGCATCAGTACCTGGAGCTGAGCTACAGCGGAGCAGCACTGCAGGACAGCTGGGCTCTGTGCGACGTGGGCATCACAAGTGGCAGTGCCATCCGATGCCTGATAAaggtattaaaacatgaaaaggtTTGGAAAtttgggatttgtagtattctcaaaagaaaaaaaatattttcatcaaTTTCCAGGAAGATCAGAGGTCCCTTATACAATTTTTACTCCTGGATCTGGTGTGTATTAGTGTCTTGCTAAACAGCACTTCAGTGGTTAATGGTTGCTGTCACAGGAGCTTTAtgcaggatatatatatatatatatatatatatatatatatatatatatatatatatatatatatatatatggtaaaatatatatatatatatatatatatatatatatttcaccaTTACAATCAGATACACTCCCTATACACTATCACTGACACTTCAAAAACACGGCATTCTTCATCTTTTTACTTTAGAGCTTCTAAAATTAGTATCATACTGCATACATATTCATTACTTGGGATTACTTTTCATCAAAGACCTCCTTCCTACAGCGACTGAATTTTGTGTCAGACTGGTGCATTAATGTGGAACAAGATGTTCCTGTGTGAGGCAGCTCACAGAGAAATTAGTTTATGGCTGTCTGAGATCTTTAGTCCCCATTAGTCAGTTTTTAGTGTTGGGACACATTCCAAGCTCCTCACCAGGCAACCTTGTGTAAAAGCTGACAGTAGTAAGCATGTGTGTCCCCCTTTGTCATCATTTAACAACATCtcataaaaacagttgttttcCACTGGCCTGTTTGACTCTCCAAACTCTAAATAAAGTAGTCCAGGTTCAGTGTTTCCCTCAGCAAAGTTAtccagaaatttcagtccatgctatattttagtattttcagTTATATAAGGTGGCACTACATCTTGAGATTGTACATTTTAACCATGCAAcattttacactgaaaaaaatagtaaaaatgaaAGATTACCATAccaaaaattaaataacaaatttaattttcaaatcATATAGGAATCAAAGGCTAAAATAATTGCAGTTTTAAAAGTTATGATATTGTTCTGAGTTTCTTATAGGAAGTTATTTGCCCAGTATAAATGCAAATGTATATAATTTCCCAATATACCAAAGTTATAGCTGAtatctgaagtttttttttttagataaacaCAGGGATTCATTTTGTGACcagtcttgtttttcttttgtctcaATAACATCAGGGTAATTGTGCCAATCTAATTGTTTCAGAATGAACAAAGGCCTGTGTTGCGTGTGTTCAATGCTGTGACAGAAGAGACTTTACCAATCATGGGAAGTGAGGCTCTCCTGCATATGTCTGTTGCTAGATTGAAAACTGTGGTGTCCATGCAAAGTGGGCTCCCTGTCAGCACCTTCAGACTGAGCACACCTGCTGGTGTGCAGCTCTACGACTGCAACCGACTGCAAGACTACACCATTGAAGGGGGTATGGTAGAACtttctgtctttgtggttgATGTGTGTAACTTCGTAGTGAGTACCGTGGAGCTAATTGTTAAGAAAATtgtgaatcattttaaaaaaattgtagtTATGTATAATTTTCAGACatcatgtattttttaagttcattcttctttttctttttctaacaaAGGCACTACTCTCCGTTTGGATACGTGGGATGGGTGGGTTGAGTTCCTCCAAGGTTGCCTCCTGGGCCGCAGATTGACAGTTCAGAGTCACCtatcagagaaaaaaacagtaatgaGGTCAGAAATTCTCTTCATGAATAAAAGTGTGTCAGAACTGTTATTGGAGATTATCTATAATGATTGCAATCTCCGGAAAAcatggactgccccctctgggtggagagagaggtactgcctcaagcgaaggagttcaagtatcttggggtcttgttcacgagtgagggtagaactgAGCGTGAGATTggcaggcggtttggtgcggcgtcagcagtgatgcaggcgttgtaccggaccgtcgtggtgaagaaggagctgagccggaaggcaaagctcttgatttaccggtccatttacgttccaaccctcacctatggccatgagctttgggtagtgaccgaaagaaggAGATTGTGGATACAAGCAGCTGAAATTAGTTTcttccgtagggtggctgggctcagccttagagatagggtgaggagctcagacatccggagggagctcggagtagagccgctgctccttcgcatcgaaaggagtcagctgaggtggtttgggcatctggtaaggatcctcctggGTGCATGTCCAACTGGTATGAGGCCCCGGGAaaacccagaacacggtggagggattatatctctctcctggcctgggaacgcctcggggtcccccaggaggagctggacattgtggctggggagagggatgtctggaatgccctgcttagcctgctgcccccacgacccggccccagataagcgaaAGAAAAATGGAGTGCAATCTAATCTTCCTTGTTCTGCTTTTCCAGGTTTCAGCTGCAGGTTGCACTCTATATCTCTGCCTCTTTAGGCCACCTGGATCTGGCAGGATGGCTGCTGGAGAGAGGGACGCACGCTGAGGAACCAGTTGGAGTCCATCCGCACCGCCAGTGGTGCCACCAAACCGCCCATGAAGACAGCCGGAAGTCTCCCATCCACACAGCTGCAGAAAACAGCCAGCTCCTCATCCTCAAACTCTTCATCGCCAACAACCTTTTGGCCTTGGCTTGCCGTGACCCTGCAGGTCTGGACCCTTTGAAAATTGCATTTCAGCATGGTCACAAGGATTGTGTGCGCTACTTAGCCAACAAGCTGTGCTCAGTAGTATCCCTGTCAAACATATCTCTGCCCATGCGTATCTACCTCCAGATAAAACGCTGGGTGGGTTTGGGACAGAAAAGGGCAGCCTCCAATCGATGTAAATTCACAGGTGCTGCCTTCAAAGCCAGGGTGGGGGACACGTTGCTGGTGGATGGCTTCAACCAGCCAAATATGTCTTCCAGATCCAGGAAAACTGTGACCAAAGCAAACAGAGGACTCAAGACCAAAACTTTGCAGCCATTACCTCCTATCAGAAACTTACTTTCAGTACCACATCTCCACAGCCTGCAGTCTGTGAACCATGGTGACtttaaagagaagaagaaaaagcagaaacaaaatgtaaaaagaagagAGGATGGCCTGTTGGATGAAATCGGCAAAGATGGAA from Centropristis striata isolate RG_2023a ecotype Rhode Island chromosome 9, C.striata_1.0, whole genome shotgun sequence encodes the following:
- the LOC131978228 gene encoding protein ANKUB1-like; this translates as MRVFICFEGSSVPFDVSADQTVGSMKQMVKKNFLVQLSDDKQHQYLELSYSGAALQDSWALCDVGITSGSAIRCLIKNEQRPVLRVFNAVTEETLPIMGSEALLHMSVARLKTVVSMQSGLPVSTFRLSTPAGVQLYDCNRLQDYTIEGGTTLRLDTWDGWVEFLQGCLLGRRLTVQSHLSEKKTVMRFQLQVALYISASLGHLDLAGWLLERGTHAEEPVGVHPHRQWCHQTAHEDSRKSPIHTAAENSQLLILKLFIANNLLALACRDPAGLDPLKIAFQHGHKDCVRYLANKLCSVVSLSNISLPMRIYLQIKRWVGLGQKRAASNRCKFTGAAFKARVGDTLLVDGFNQPNMSSRSRKTVTKANRGLKTKTLQPLPPIRNLLSVPHLHSLQSVNHGDFKEKKKKQKQNVKRREDGLLDEIGKDGSSLCRKKFILPPITTENIWPTSPHTVESFSQHCGQTPREKAIYCLTIASTFTEKPWLKQLSIARTLIRKRVHTMA